A genomic window from Flavobacterium sp. I3-2 includes:
- a CDS encoding ribonuclease E/G: protein MNKELIIRSGSNTVDFALLKDGKLIELHRDREDDKGFQVGDIFIAKIRKPVPGLNAAFVNVGFDKDAFLHYHDLGPNLPTLLKFTKLVSAGKLKDFTLKNFPFEPEIDKDGAITDVLSANQSVLVQIVKEPISTKGPRISSELSIAGRYLVLVPFSDRVSISQKIDSKEEKDRLKKLVLAVKPKGFGVIVRTVAEGKNVAELEKDLQSLLGKWSNMCTRLTTAMHPSKVLGEVNRASSILRDVFNDTFTGIHIDDEELYYQTKDYLQEIAPSKISIVKHYQSKEVPLFEKYNIERQIKTSFGKTVSMSKGAYLIIEHTEALHVIDVNSGNRSNKAQNQEDTALEVNLIAAAEIARQLRLRDMGGIIVVDFIDMGNPENRKVLYDFLKEEMSDDKAKHKILPPSKFGLIQITRQRVRPEVSIKTREEDPNNENGEIEAPILVIDKISADLERIIKDQSKLVLNAHPFVAAYLTKGFPSIRSKWLFEHKKWVKIVPRDAYTYLEYHFFDKEGNEID from the coding sequence GTGAACAAAGAATTAATTATTAGATCTGGTTCAAATACAGTAGATTTTGCCTTGTTAAAAGATGGAAAATTAATTGAATTACATAGAGATAGGGAAGATGATAAAGGTTTTCAAGTTGGCGATATTTTTATTGCTAAAATAAGGAAGCCCGTTCCAGGTTTAAATGCTGCATTTGTCAATGTAGGATTTGATAAAGATGCTTTTTTGCATTATCACGACTTGGGACCTAACTTACCAACTCTTTTAAAATTCACAAAACTTGTAAGCGCAGGTAAATTAAAAGATTTCACTCTTAAAAACTTTCCTTTCGAACCAGAAATTGACAAAGATGGAGCCATAACCGATGTGTTAAGTGCCAATCAATCAGTTTTAGTTCAAATAGTAAAAGAACCAATTTCAACCAAAGGTCCTCGTATAAGTTCAGAACTTTCAATCGCGGGACGTTATTTGGTTTTAGTTCCTTTCTCTGACCGTGTTTCAATTTCTCAAAAAATTGATTCTAAAGAAGAAAAAGATCGCTTAAAAAAATTAGTTCTGGCTGTTAAACCAAAAGGATTTGGTGTTATTGTGCGAACAGTAGCCGAAGGCAAAAATGTAGCCGAACTAGAAAAAGACTTACAATCATTATTAGGCAAATGGTCTAATATGTGTACAAGATTAACTACAGCAATGCATCCGTCAAAAGTTTTAGGTGAAGTAAATAGAGCATCTTCGATATTAAGAGATGTTTTTAATGATACTTTTACTGGAATTCATATAGATGATGAAGAGTTGTATTATCAAACTAAGGACTATTTGCAAGAAATAGCTCCTTCTAAAATTTCAATTGTTAAACATTATCAATCAAAAGAGGTTCCTCTTTTCGAGAAGTATAATATAGAACGCCAAATTAAAACCTCTTTCGGAAAAACGGTTTCTATGAGCAAAGGAGCTTACTTAATCATAGAGCATACCGAGGCGTTACATGTTATCGATGTTAATAGTGGAAATCGTTCAAACAAAGCTCAAAATCAAGAGGATACAGCTCTTGAGGTTAATTTAATTGCTGCTGCTGAAATTGCTAGACAATTAAGATTGCGCGATATGGGAGGGATTATTGTAGTTGATTTTATTGATATGGGCAATCCAGAAAATAGAAAAGTACTTTATGACTTCCTAAAAGAAGAAATGAGCGATGACAAAGCGAAGCATAAAATCTTGCCTCCTAGCAAATTTGGATTAATTCAAATTACTAGACAAAGAGTTAGACCTGAAGTTTCTATCAAAACGAGAGAAGAAGATCCGAATAATGAAAACGGAGAAATCGAAGCTCCAATCTTAGTTATTGATAAAATATCAGCTGACCTAGAAAGAATTATCAAAGATCAATCAAAATTGGTCTTGAATGCGCATCCATTCGTGGCTGCATACCTAACAAAAGGTTTTCCATCAATACGTTCAAAATGGCTTTTTGAACATAAAAAATGGGTGAAAATTGTACCTCGTGACGCTTACACGTATTTAGAATATCATTTCTTTGATAAAGAAGGAAATGAAATTGACTAA
- a CDS encoding AsmA-like C-terminal region-containing protein, giving the protein MIISEKYKNKLIKFFKVSSIVLVGIAGLLYVLPYFFKDTITKSVNELAKDFVKSDVRFEKINLSFYTHFPNLTVNLENSKIGASSNFPNQDLIKASDIALGIDLFSLFGDKITFNQLYLSNAIINVKSDSLGNANYDVFISDDEAPKDDSTVNLNFENIIIKNTQLVFEDKKNKIEFRAQNLNYKGLVAFVNNNINLNAKADIAEVFFAFDKQIYIDKKALKGNFDTQINLDKLSLTFNKNQFVLAKFPFEINGKIDLPENEIDFDLQIVSKQNQLQDLLSVVPPAFQQWYENTQIEGTSSIDFSLKGKMNSDLNQNPNLKLNVAIANGSLNYKQSPNPIKNINLVTEMLLPELNPDKMELAISKFNFNLMDGFAKGNLNFKAPATIQSKIETKIDLAKLQQASGLNAFDVRGILDIQANVDGTYATEIKKVGIRNVEQTYIASVPKMNVNAKWSNGYFKMKDLPLPIEGIFADLQIVNTDGDFKNTAISVNQLKAKAANNFIDGFVKVENLHNYKMHTNIKADLNLADITSIYPVESFVVKGDLAIDFKADGTYEPKKNIFPVSNSYVKLDKGFLKYTDIPELPIEDIDIEMKVSSSKGSMNDLKVEVLPISFKLAGEPFKLDADLYNFNNLTYKINSKGTLDLSKIYRIFAVQGYNVNGLIKADLNIFGKGTSSDKSTVSNRGFIDLQDIYLDSEMFPNSFIIQKGKLKFQREKILLDNVNATYGSNAFKIGGNISNYMNFALNDKAVLLGDVTIQSPKVNVDEFMVFDTKASASSQAKTSATATGVILIPENFKINVNAKANQVLFEGLVLSDFKGDLNIDKGIVKLNDTNFGLIGSTFSMNGAYQPISTKMAKFDYSIRANDFDIQKAYKEITIFRDLASAAESVFGLVSLDYTLSGVLDANMMPKLKTIKGQGVLTLEDIQFKGFKLFNAVSKETSFESLHDAKASKVEVKTSIENNVMTIEPTKFKMAGFRPRIQGQVTLDGRMNLGFRLGLPPFGIIGIPMTITGNSENMKIKLGKQKEEPLEESDEEYENYKKSLEPKEVTNIN; this is encoded by the coding sequence ATGATAATTTCCGAAAAATATAAAAATAAGCTTATTAAATTTTTTAAAGTTTCATCAATTGTACTTGTTGGAATAGCTGGTTTACTCTATGTTTTACCATACTTTTTTAAAGATACCATTACAAAAAGTGTAAACGAACTTGCTAAAGATTTTGTGAAATCTGATGTTCGATTTGAGAAAATTAACCTTTCATTTTATACTCATTTTCCTAATCTGACGGTTAATTTAGAAAATTCTAAAATTGGTGCTTCTTCAAATTTTCCAAATCAAGATTTAATTAAAGCAAGCGATATTGCTTTAGGAATTGATTTATTTAGTTTGTTTGGAGATAAAATCACTTTTAATCAATTGTATTTATCAAATGCAATAATTAATGTAAAATCAGATTCGTTAGGAAATGCGAATTACGACGTTTTTATTTCTGATGATGAAGCTCCGAAAGATGATTCAACCGTAAATTTAAATTTCGAAAATATCATCATTAAAAACACGCAACTTGTTTTTGAAGATAAAAAAAACAAGATTGAATTTCGTGCTCAAAACTTAAACTATAAAGGTTTGGTTGCCTTTGTAAATAATAATATAAACTTAAATGCTAAGGCAGATATTGCAGAAGTTTTTTTTGCTTTTGACAAACAAATTTACATCGATAAAAAAGCTTTAAAAGGTAATTTTGATACGCAAATAAACTTAGACAAGTTAAGTTTAACATTTAATAAAAATCAATTTGTACTTGCGAAGTTTCCTTTTGAAATCAATGGGAAAATTGATTTGCCAGAAAACGAAATTGATTTTGATTTGCAAATTGTTTCTAAACAAAATCAATTGCAAGATTTACTATCTGTTGTTCCGCCTGCGTTTCAACAATGGTACGAAAACACACAAATTGAAGGAACATCATCAATTGATTTTTCTTTGAAAGGAAAGATGAATTCGGATTTAAATCAAAATCCAAATCTAAAATTAAATGTTGCAATTGCTAACGGTTCTTTGAATTACAAACAAAGTCCAAATCCCATTAAAAATATAAATTTAGTAACGGAAATGCTTCTACCAGAATTAAATCCTGATAAAATGGAGCTTGCCATTTCTAAGTTCAATTTTAATTTAATGGATGGTTTTGCAAAAGGAAATTTAAATTTCAAAGCCCCGGCTACTATTCAATCAAAAATAGAAACTAAAATTGATTTAGCTAAACTTCAACAAGCTTCTGGATTAAATGCTTTTGATGTAAGAGGAATTTTGGATATTCAGGCCAATGTTGACGGAACTTATGCTACTGAAATTAAAAAAGTTGGTATTCGAAATGTTGAACAAACTTATATAGCTTCTGTTCCCAAAATGAATGTAAACGCAAAATGGAGCAACGGTTATTTTAAAATGAAAGATTTGCCGTTGCCAATTGAAGGGATTTTTGCCGATTTACAAATTGTAAATACCGATGGTGATTTTAAAAACACAGCTATTTCTGTTAATCAACTCAAAGCAAAAGCTGCAAATAATTTTATAGATGGTTTTGTAAAAGTTGAAAATTTACATAACTATAAAATGCATACTAACATCAAAGCCGATTTAAATTTGGCTGATATTACTTCGATTTATCCTGTTGAATCGTTTGTTGTGAAAGGTGATTTAGCAATCGATTTTAAAGCGGATGGAACTTACGAGCCAAAGAAAAATATTTTTCCGGTAAGTAATTCGTATGTGAAATTGGATAAAGGTTTTTTGAAATATACAGATATTCCTGAGTTACCAATTGAAGATATTGATATTGAGATGAAAGTAAGTTCTTCAAAAGGTTCGATGAATGATTTAAAAGTTGAGGTTTTACCTATTTCGTTTAAACTTGCAGGCGAACCATTTAAGTTGGATGCCGATTTGTATAATTTCAATAACTTAACGTATAAAATCAATTCAAAAGGAACTTTAGATTTAAGTAAGATTTACCGCATTTTCGCTGTTCAAGGTTATAATGTTAACGGATTGATTAAGGCCGATTTGAATATTTTTGGAAAAGGAACTTCTTCTGATAAATCTACTGTTAGTAATCGTGGTTTTATCGATTTACAAGATATTTATTTAGACTCTGAAATGTTTCCGAATAGTTTTATCATCCAAAAAGGAAAACTGAAATTTCAACGCGAGAAAATTTTATTGGATAATGTAAATGCAACTTACGGTTCAAATGCTTTTAAAATAGGAGGAAATATTTCTAATTATATGAATTTTGCCTTGAATGATAAAGCTGTTTTATTAGGAGATGTAACCATTCAATCACCGAAAGTAAATGTTGATGAATTTATGGTTTTCGATACAAAAGCTTCAGCATCATCTCAGGCGAAGACAAGTGCTACGGCAACTGGAGTAATTTTAATTCCTGAGAATTTTAAAATCAACGTTAATGCTAAAGCAAATCAAGTGCTTTTTGAAGGTTTGGTTTTGTCTGATTTTAAAGGAGATTTAAATATTGATAAAGGAATTGTAAAATTAAACGATACAAATTTCGGATTGATTGGAAGTACTTTTTCAATGAACGGAGCTTATCAACCAATCTCAACAAAAATGGCAAAATTCGATTATTCGATTCGAGCTAATGATTTTGATATTCAAAAAGCGTATAAAGAAATTACTATTTTTAGAGATTTAGCTTCCGCAGCAGAAAGTGTTTTTGGATTAGTTTCTTTAGATTATACTTTGTCAGGTGTTTTAGATGCGAATATGATGCCTAAATTAAAAACAATAAAGGGGCAAGGCGTTTTAACTTTAGAAGATATTCAATTCAAAGGATTTAAATTGTTTAATGCGGTTTCTAAAGAAACGTCTTTTGAATCTCTTCATGACGCTAAAGCATCAAAAGTTGAGGTAAAAACTTCGATTGAAAATAATGTGATGACCATTGAACCAACAAAGTTTAAAATGGCAGGTTTCCGTCCGCGAATTCAAGGTCAAGTTACGTTAGACGGTCGTATGAATCTTGGATTTAGACTTGGTTTACCACCATTCGGAATCATCGGAATTCCAATGACAATCACTGGAAATTCTGAAAATATGAAAATTAAATTAGGTAAACAAAAAGAAGAACCTTTAGAAGAATCTGACGAAGAATATGAAAATTATAAAAAGTCGTTAGAACCAAAAGAAGTGACTAATATAAATTAA
- a CDS encoding porin family protein has product MKKITFCMLTFFACVTAVQAQSFSIGPKVGANFSSLSGVKNGESKTGYYFGAFAEVGFSGKFSIQPEVLYTAQGGKLEGGEINNSYVSVPIMLKYKLIAGLGLEFGPKFDFLTKSDTKLLGTKFESKDSYQSFNFGLGVGLSYKLPLGLNIDARYNFGLSKLNKNASISGIPISTDNIKNDVFQIGVGYRFL; this is encoded by the coding sequence ATGAAAAAAATTACCTTTTGCATGTTGACTTTTTTTGCTTGTGTTACAGCAGTTCAAGCTCAAAGTTTTAGTATTGGTCCTAAAGTTGGAGCAAATTTTTCTAGTTTATCTGGTGTAAAAAATGGGGAGTCTAAAACAGGTTACTATTTTGGAGCTTTTGCTGAAGTAGGATTTTCAGGAAAATTTTCTATACAACCTGAAGTTTTATATACTGCTCAAGGAGGAAAATTAGAAGGTGGCGAAATTAACAATAGCTATGTTTCTGTACCGATTATGCTTAAATATAAATTAATTGCTGGTTTAGGTCTTGAATTTGGTCCAAAATTCGATTTTTTGACTAAATCTGATACTAAATTACTTGGAACAAAATTTGAATCTAAAGATAGTTATCAATCATTCAATTTTGGTTTAGGAGTTGGATTGTCTTATAAATTACCATTAGGTTTGAATATTGATGCTCGTTATAATTTTGGATTATCTAAATTGAATAAAAATGCTTCAATTAGTGGTATTCCAATTTCAACCGATAACATTAAAAATGATGTTTTCCAAATTGGTGTCGGATACAGATTTTTATAA
- the mutY gene encoding A/G-specific adenine glycosylase produces MSFSKNLIDWYLNNKRDLPWRNTTNPYHIWLSEIILQQTRVNQGLPYFNAFVLKFPTVNDLADATEDDVLKLWQGLGYYSRARNLHATAKFINANLNGIFPKQYKELIKLKGIGPYTAAAIASFAYKEQVAVVDGNVFRVISRYFGIYDDISTAKTRTVFQDLSNDLITEVAPDLYNQAIMDFGAIQCTPKNPVCLNCIFQESCYAFRNKKTDELPIKLSKTKVSNRFFNFLIYKDKSDYTRIEQRTEKDIWQNLYQFPLIETSENTTLEVMKSLIYDSYTTVSKINTTEIIHKLSHQKLHINYWEIEVEEILNENKILVEDLNTFAFPIVLSNFIKMHYEI; encoded by the coding sequence ATGAGCTTTTCTAAAAATCTAATCGATTGGTACCTTAATAACAAACGCGATTTACCTTGGCGTAACACCACAAATCCTTATCATATATGGTTGTCTGAAATTATTTTACAGCAAACTCGTGTAAATCAAGGATTACCTTACTTCAATGCTTTTGTTTTAAAATTTCCGACTGTTAACGATTTAGCAGATGCAACCGAAGACGATGTTTTAAAACTTTGGCAAGGTCTAGGATATTATTCTAGAGCTAGAAATTTACATGCAACAGCAAAATTTATAAATGCAAATTTAAACGGAATTTTTCCAAAACAATACAAAGAACTCATAAAATTAAAAGGAATTGGTCCGTACACAGCAGCAGCTATAGCTTCATTTGCTTATAAAGAGCAAGTTGCAGTTGTTGACGGTAATGTTTTTAGAGTAATTTCTCGCTATTTTGGAATTTATGATGACATATCAACAGCAAAAACCAGAACCGTTTTTCAAGATTTAAGTAATGACTTAATTACTGAAGTAGCTCCAGATTTATACAACCAAGCCATCATGGATTTTGGAGCTATACAATGTACACCAAAAAATCCAGTTTGTTTAAACTGTATTTTTCAAGAAAGTTGTTATGCTTTTAGAAATAAAAAAACGGATGAATTACCCATTAAATTATCAAAAACAAAAGTCAGTAATCGATTTTTTAATTTTTTAATCTATAAAGATAAATCTGATTATACACGAATTGAGCAACGAACAGAAAAAGATATTTGGCAAAATTTATATCAGTTTCCATTGATTGAAACTTCAGAAAACACAACTCTAGAAGTTATGAAATCGTTAATTTATGATTCGTATACAACCGTATCTAAAATTAATACAACTGAAATTATTCATAAACTTTCGCACCAGAAATTACACATAAATTATTGGGAAATCGAAGTTGAAGAGATTTTAAATGAAAACAAAATTCTTGTTGAAGATTTAAATACATTTGCATTTCCAATTGTACTTTCGAATTTTATAAAAATGCATTATGAAATTTAG
- the gldD gene encoding gliding motility lipoprotein GldD, with protein sequence MKQLIKSVLSLIIPTLLIVSCSGDIKPKPDSFLRLEYPNPVYKKFEETCAFSFEKNELSIVQQEKNCAFKINYPKLKATIYINYKPVNGDLNKLLKDAQKLTYDHTIKADGIIEQPFVNPENKVYGMFYEVEGNAATNVQFYATDSVKNFVVGSLYFYAKPNYDSILPAAAYVKDDMRRIMESIQWK encoded by the coding sequence ATGAAACAGTTAATTAAATCGGTTTTATCTCTTATTATTCCAACACTTTTAATAGTAAGTTGTTCTGGTGATATAAAACCAAAACCCGATAGTTTTTTACGATTAGAATATCCAAATCCAGTTTACAAAAAATTTGAAGAAACCTGTGCTTTTTCATTCGAAAAAAATGAATTGAGTATTGTTCAACAAGAAAAAAATTGTGCTTTTAAAATTAATTATCCCAAATTAAAAGCAACCATTTACATCAATTACAAACCTGTAAATGGTGATTTAAATAAGTTACTTAAAGATGCACAAAAATTAACTTATGACCACACGATAAAGGCAGACGGAATTATAGAACAGCCTTTTGTAAACCCAGAAAACAAAGTTTACGGAATGTTTTATGAAGTTGAAGGAAATGCAGCAACTAATGTTCAGTTTTACGCAACAGATAGCGTTAAAAACTTTGTAGTAGGTTCTTTATATTTTTATGCAAAACCAAACTACGATTCGATTTTACCAGCAGCAGCTTATGTTAAAGATGATATGCGACGTATTATGGAATCGATTCAATGGAAATAA
- a CDS encoding single-stranded DNA-binding protein encodes MYGTLNKVTLIGHLGDEVKMHYFEGGNSIARFSIATNEVYINKTTNEKITSTEWHNLVVRNKAAELCEKYLSKGDKIYVEGKIRTRQWQTEEGVTKHTTEIQVTEFIFLNTKKDIDGKNKSLKHTVDDKLADFEIPKISEIENLDNLPF; translated from the coding sequence ATGTACGGAACTTTAAATAAAGTAACATTAATTGGCCATCTTGGCGACGAAGTAAAAATGCACTATTTTGAAGGTGGAAATTCGATAGCACGCTTTTCTATTGCTACAAACGAAGTTTACATCAACAAAACCACAAACGAAAAAATCACTTCGACCGAATGGCACAATTTAGTTGTTCGAAATAAAGCTGCCGAATTATGTGAAAAATATCTTTCTAAAGGAGATAAAATTTATGTTGAAGGTAAAATCAGAACGCGTCAATGGCAAACCGAAGAAGGAGTTACCAAACATACAACCGAAATTCAAGTAACCGAATTCATATTTTTAAATACGAAAAAAGATATCGATGGTAAAAATAAAAGTCTAAAACATACAGTTGATGATAAATTAGCCGATTTTGAAATCCCTAAAATATCAGAAATTGAAAATTTAGATAATTTACCCTTTTAA
- the gldE gene encoding gliding motility-associated protein GldE, with protein MALIALISSTEVAYFSTSKQKFESLNINYPKQANLYQKLLERPAKLQATLNLSSVIFKILFVFSVIEIKFHFFDIYLTSTFAYLTTFLILFIGIVFFGEIFPRMYAYRNVNQFIKSSVRIVSFLDFLLFPIAFPLQKISQFIANKFSKDDDSFTVEQLSQALEMTDYSETSEEEQKILEGIASFGLTEVSQVMTPRIDIFAISTHESLNEILSKIIENGYSRIPVYNENIDEIAGVLFIKDLIPHLNKKFFNWKTLLREAYFIPENKKLDDLLKDFQAQKNHLAVVVDEFGETAGIISLEDILEEIVGEITDEFDEDEKMFTKIDDENYLFDGKISMKDFYRIVPIDEDEFEAQRKEAESLAGFILEQIEIFPKVNDVISFANCNFTIKQVNKRRLQQIKVTIHNHETVN; from the coding sequence TTGGCATTAATTGCCTTAATTTCAAGTACCGAAGTTGCCTATTTCTCGACTTCAAAACAAAAGTTTGAAAGCTTGAATATCAATTACCCAAAACAAGCAAACTTATATCAAAAATTATTAGAGCGTCCGGCCAAACTTCAGGCAACATTAAATTTAAGCTCTGTTATATTTAAAATTTTATTTGTTTTTAGCGTTATCGAAATCAAGTTTCATTTTTTCGATATTTACCTAACTTCAACTTTTGCATATCTTACAACTTTTTTGATTCTATTCATTGGCATTGTATTTTTTGGAGAGATTTTTCCAAGAATGTACGCGTATCGAAATGTCAATCAATTTATAAAATCGAGTGTAAGAATCGTTTCTTTTTTAGATTTCTTATTATTTCCTATTGCTTTTCCGCTTCAAAAAATAAGTCAATTTATCGCAAATAAATTTTCTAAAGACGACGATTCATTTACCGTCGAGCAACTTTCACAAGCTTTAGAAATGACCGATTATAGTGAAACTAGTGAAGAAGAACAAAAAATTCTCGAAGGAATTGCATCTTTTGGTTTAACCGAAGTTTCGCAAGTTATGACTCCTCGAATTGATATTTTTGCAATAAGCACACACGAAAGTTTAAATGAGATTCTTTCAAAAATCATTGAAAATGGCTATTCTCGAATTCCAGTTTACAACGAAAATATCGATGAAATTGCTGGTGTTTTATTTATTAAAGATTTGATTCCGCATTTAAACAAAAAGTTTTTTAATTGGAAAACCTTACTACGTGAAGCCTATTTTATTCCTGAAAATAAAAAGCTTGACGATTTATTAAAAGATTTTCAAGCCCAAAAAAATCATCTTGCTGTGGTTGTTGATGAGTTTGGTGAAACTGCAGGAATTATTAGTTTAGAAGATATTCTTGAAGAAATTGTTGGCGAGATTACCGATGAGTTTGATGAAGATGAAAAAATGTTCACAAAAATAGACGACGAAAACTATCTTTTTGACGGTAAGATTTCAATGAAAGATTTTTATAGAATTGTTCCGATTGATGAAGACGAATTTGAAGCTCAACGAAAAGAAGCCGAATCACTTGCAGGATTTATTTTAGAACAAATTGAAATTTTTCCGAAAGTAAATGATGTTATTTCATTTGCAAACTGTAATTTTACCATCAAGCAAGTTAACAAAAGACGATTGCAACAAATAAAAGTTACAATACATAATCATGAAACAGTTAATTAA
- a CDS encoding HU family DNA-binding protein → MTKADIVAKISEKLGLEKGDVQATVETFMEEVKTSLESGDNVYLRGFGSFIIKTRAEKTGRNISKNTTIKIPAHNIPAFKPAKVFVEGVKSNTEVKN, encoded by the coding sequence ATGACTAAAGCAGACATTGTAGCTAAGATTTCAGAGAAATTAGGGCTTGAGAAAGGTGATGTGCAAGCAACAGTGGAAACATTTATGGAAGAAGTTAAAACTTCTCTAGAAAGTGGTGATAATGTATATTTAAGAGGTTTTGGTAGTTTTATTATCAAAACTAGAGCTGAAAAAACAGGAAGAAATATCTCTAAAAATACAACTATCAAGATACCAGCTCACAATATTCCAGCGTTTAAGCCAGCTAAAGTTTTTGTTGAAGGTGTCAAATCAAACACAGAAGTAAAAAATTAA